In Halichondria panicea chromosome 9, odHalPani1.1, whole genome shotgun sequence, a genomic segment contains:
- the LOC135341735 gene encoding U2 snRNP-associated SURP motif-containing protein-like — protein MADRGKKGSLPWGLSKDGLKPNSVQSISKSKLAAFSMGMMNPLKRAAIKKKDEKKLDKKMAEAKETAEVFEEFVASFEDTGTEGKAFVRGSTFNPEKREKAASMSERPKSGGLYKPPGRFQPEKKEEPAVLLKPTAVNQKPQKKKGTGKKKSILELFREELKRAQTERKDRHAKREAGVITLDEADEPEPSSEIFEVEEYKSLKSGSLGTGDSLTTNLYVGNINPNLNEEKLCQMFGKFGPLASIKVMWPRTEEERAKNRNCGFVAFMKREDAEKALEHFKGTTIMDYEVLVGWGKAVPLPPHPVYVPPDIQADEKAKHPDPPSGLPFNAQTIKKSGHKKSGYVTVAPPGSAQDSQNDNKEKSFEDTLFDAMIRVVIPTDIKLLRLIHRVIEFVIREGPMFEAMIMNKEINNPVYQFLFDNQGPAHIYYRWKLFSILQGDSPETWCTEDFRMFVHGSLWKPPPLKNLRMKLLPPVEEDAVLKRGQLSASKRDDLEDQLRRVTMERGSIRKSMVWCLDHADSAEEIVDCISESLTIAATPLPMKLARLFLVSDILHNCSPTVRYSSNFRRGFESKLNQIFEHFSTLLQDITSRMRAENFRRRVLACVKSWDMVSIFHFNFLDKLRETFFGKTQEEVAKQKAFDTVAALMAAKPEGEGPNVSEIDGVPLFDDRPIDFSGVGQNIDGVPLDQEDLDGTPLHVPEQPAMIDDDMIDGVPLSKEASDIDGIPMEEPSPPPPLPPPEPVVRSKWELVDYDSDEEEGEDPGIVVGQSQDTEKQQLLAELEEKKRRILRDVEVKVVELSDALESTGSYSKADITLRVDKYRDKLMNEAVQPKITPPTSPRGRSTSRSPSPSILANYELEDSPRKSSKSRSPKRSPKRKRSKSPQRESPSKDRSRKRSRSHSPPLKRRKSSERSTERKRSPSPSRRRSRSPKRKRSRERSPVGKRSSSPSTRKRSRTPQKSRKKSPSPSRKRSRSRSPKSRKRSSSPSPSRKRSRSRSPQKRKRSASPSRKRSRSPRKRSSSPSRKKSRSRSPQRKRSRSPRKRSHSPRKRSRSPRKRSRSPRKRSRSPRKRSRSPRKRSRSPRKSRNRSRSPKSQRHKSRSKSPSKSSKKKKRSRSRSPHKSSKSGKKSSRH, from the exons TCGAAGAGTTTGTGGCTTCCTTTGAGGATACAGGAACTGAAGGGAAGGCATTTGTCAGAGGGTCCACCTTCAACCCAGAGAAGAGAGAGAAGGCAGCTA GTATGAGCGAGAGACCCAAGTCAGGGGGACTCTACAAACCACCCGGCCGGTTCCAACCCGAGAAGAAAGAGGAGCCAGCTGTTCTGCTCAAACCCACCGCTGTGAATCAGAAACCACAG AAGAAAAAAGGAACTGGAAAGAAAAAGAGTATTTTGGAACTTTTCAGAGAGGAACTAAAGAG AGCCCAGACTGAGCGTAAGGATCGTCACGCCAAGAGAGAGGCGGGAGTCATAACGTTGGACGAGGCTGACGAGCCCGAACCTAGTAGTGAGATATTTGAGGTGGAGGAGTACAAGTCCCTCAAGAGTGGGTCCCTCGGTACGGGGGATTCCCTAACCACAAACCTCTATGTGGGAAATATCAATCCTAAT TTGAATGAGGAGAAACTGTGTCAGATGTTTGGCAAGTTTGGGCCACTGGCAAGCATCAAGGTGATGTGGCCACGGACAGAGGAGGAGAGAGCCAAAAACAGGAACTGCGGCTTTGTGGCTTTCATGAAGAGGGAGGACGCAGAGAAAGCCCTCGAACATTTCAAAG GTACGACCATCATGGACTATGAGGTGCTGGTGGGGTGGGGCAAGGcagtgcccctcccccctcatcCAGTCTACGTACCTCCGGATATACAAGCTGATGAGAAAGCCAAACACCCTGACCCCCCCTCTGGTCTGCCCTTCAACGCTCAGACCATCAAAAAGTCGGGGCATAAAAAATCAG GCTACGTGACTGTTGCCCCTCCTGGATCTGCCCAGGACTCTCAGAACGACAATAAGGAGAAGAGCTTTGAAGAT ACGCTGTTTGACGCTATGATTCGAGTGGTGATACCCACTGACATCAAGCTGCTCCGTCTCATCCATCGTGTGATAGAGTTCGTCATCAGAGAGGGCCCAATGTTTGAGGCCATGATCATGAACAAGGAGATCAATAATCCGGTGTACCA ATTCCTGTTTGACAACCAGGGCCCCGCCCACATTTATTACCGCTGGAAGCTCTTCTCCATCCTACAG GGCGACTCTCCTGAGACTTGGTGCACTGAGGATTTCAGAATGTTTGTGCACGGGTCACTATGGAAACCACCCCCTCTCAAGAATCTGAGGATGAAACTATTACCCCCCGTGGAGGAAGATGCTGTCTTGAAGCGAGGACAACTCTCTGCCAG caaGCGTGATGATCTGGAGGACCAGCTGCGACGTGTTACCATGGAGAGGGGAAGTATTCGCAAGAGTATGGTCTGGTGTCTAGAtcatgctgactcagcagagGAG ATAGTTGACTGCATTAGTGAGTCACTGACCATTGCTGCCACACCCCTGCCCATGAAGCTGGCTCGTCTCTTCCTGGTCAGCGACATCCTACACAACTGCAGCCCCACAGTCCGCTACTCGTCAAACTTCAGGagagg GTTTGAGAGTAAACTGAACCAAATTTTCGAGCACTTCAGCACTTTGCTTCAAGACATTACATCCAGAATGAGGGCAGAGAACTTCAGG CGTCGAGTGCTGGCATGTGTCAAGTCCTGGGACATGGTGTCCATCTTCCATTTCAACTTCCTCGACAAACTCAGAGAGACGTTTTTCGGCAAAACTCAGGAGGAGGTGGCAAAACAGAAGGCCTTT GACACAGTGGCAGCCCTGATGGCTGCCAAACCAGAAGGGGAGGGGCCTAATGTGAGTGAGATCGATGGGGTCCCTCTGTTTGATGACCGACCAATAGACTTCAGTGGGGTGGGGCAGAACATTGATGGAGTGCCCCTCGACCAG GAGGACCTTGATGGTACCCCCCTACATGTACCTGAGCAGCCTGCCATGATTGATGATGATATGATTGATGGAGTGCCTCTCAGCAAGGAAGCAAGTGACATCGATGGGATACCTA TGGAGGAGCCCTCTCCTCCACCACCTTTACCACCTCCTGAGCCTGTGGTGCGCTCCAAATGGGAGCTGGTCGACTACGACTCTGATGA aGAGGAGGGAGAGGATCCAGGTATTGTGGTGGGTCAGAGCCAGGACACTGAGAAACAGCAGCTGCTGGCAGAGCTCGAGGAGAAGAAGAGAAGAATACTCAGAGATGTTGAG GTGAAGGTTGTGGAGTTGTCTGATGCTCTCGAGTCCACTGGTAGTTACAGCAAGGCTGATATCACTCTGAGAGTGGATAAATATAGAGACAAGCTCATGAAT GAGGCGGTCCAACCCAAAATTACTCCACCCACTTCTCCCAGGGGGAGGTCTACGTCACGGTCCCCTTCCCCATCTATTCTAG CTAACTACGAGCTGGAGGATAGCCCGCGAAAGTCGAGTAAAAGTAGATCTCCTAAACGCTCTCCTAAAAG GAAACGCTCCAAGAGCCCTCAGAGGGAAAGTCCCTCAAAAGACCGTTCACGGAAGAGGTCACGCTCGCACAGCCCCCCTCTCAAGCGAAGAAAGTCCAGTGAGCGAAGCACTGAGCGAAAACGATCTCCATCACCGTCCAGACGAAGGTCTCGCAGTCCTAAGCGGAAGAGGTCACGAGAGAGAAGTCCTGTTGGAAAGAGGTCATCTTCTCCTTCAACAAGGAAACGATCTAGAACACCTCAGAAAAGCAGaaagaaatcaccatcacctTCAAGAAAAAGATCGCGGTCCCGATCCCCCAAAAGTAGGAAAAGATCATCTTCTCCGTCACCGTCACGGAAAAGGTCGCGTTCTAGATCCCCTCAAAAGAGAAAAAGATCGGCTTCGCCCAGTAGGAAACGGTCAAGGTCGCCAAGGAAACGGTCCTCATCTCCATCAAGAAAGAAGTCACGATCGAGGTCACCGCAAAGGAAGAGATCTCGCAGTCCAAGAAAAAGATCTCATAGTCCAAGGAAGAGATCTCGTAGTCCAAGGAAGAGATCTCGTAGTCCAAGGAAGAGATCTCGTAGTCCAAGGAAGAGATCTCGTAGTCCAAGGAAGAGATCTCGCAGTCCAAGGAAGAGTAGAAATCGATCAAGATCACCCAAATCCCAGCG GCACAAGTCACGGTCCAAATCTCCCAGTAAGAGCTCTAAGAAGAAGAAACGTAGTCGCAGTAGAAGTCCACACAAGAGCAGCAAGTCAGGCAAGAAATCAAGCCGCCATTGA
- the LOC135341744 gene encoding uncharacterized protein LOC135341744, with product MEQGQTTQVGTRKSFPPPSFRSMCFHNICDGFRIGKEDHYYALSIRITIVAAVVLAWLPMLFSVAAIFIAKKAQKLDIEGNTAEAEKKAALAKKLNIVAYITTWIYISAWPFLIVGVVFLNNTTYYAS from the exons aTGGAGCAAG gtcagACAACACAAGTTGGAACAAGGAAATCTTTCCCACCTCCCTCGTTCCGGTCGATGTGTTTTCACAACATCTGCGATGGCTTCAGGATAGGCAAGGAGGATCACTACTATGCTCTCTCCATTCGCATCACTATTGTGGCAGCTGTAGTGTTGGCATGGCTTCCAATGCTCTTCAGTGTGGCAGCCATCTTCATTGCAAAGAAG GCTCAAAAGTTGGATATTGAAGGCAACACAGCTGAGGCTGAGAAAAAGGCTGCTCTGGCCAAGAAGCTCAACATTGTAGCCTACATCACTACCTGGATCTACATTAGTGCTTGGCCATTTTTAATCGTAGGAGTGGTGTTCTTAAATAACACTACTTATTACGCTTCATAA